From a single Populus trichocarpa isolate Nisqually-1 chromosome 17, P.trichocarpa_v4.1, whole genome shotgun sequence genomic region:
- the LOC18099470 gene encoding LOW QUALITY PROTEIN: LEAF RUST 10 DISEASE-RESISTANCE LOCUS RECEPTOR-LIKE PROTEIN KINASE-like 2.4 (The sequence of the model RefSeq protein was modified relative to this genomic sequence to represent the inferred CDS: inserted 1 base in 1 codon), producing MNCPVFSLSPSPSVFVIVLLLFVQVPSSVSNSALFNDCSNKFVCGNISADFPFWGTGRPPACGIPELELKCETNIAKMNINQVAYRVLDINQDDGILRIAREDFLVGLCPPEFVNSTFNPKVFESVEGYTNLTFIYGCMAAPTPILVPGLFTCKINAVNYQSGYIQAGATGPGDCYGSVFVPISITDLSPVVIMPDLEQSLKEGFEVRWKVDGEACRECNSSSGVCGIDSVTNQTTCYCLNQSSGSRTCALPGSTPNADPAIPAPGFSWSRRRLHIAIGISAAVAAMITFSVTTICLIRKKGSFSAVIAMIITPKNSQHVDSVETFMMDYHSLTPKRYSYSDIKKMTSSFANILGQGGFGNVYRGKLPEGRLVAVKVLKESKDDGEEFMNEVASISRTSHVNVVTLLGFCYERNKRALIYEFMPNGSLDSFISVKGSPHTNCRLEWKKLYEIAVGIARGLEYLHRGCNTRIVRFDIKPHNILLDDEFCPKISDFGLAKLCQSKVSKISMIGARGTVGYIAPEVFCRSFGGVTYKSGVYSYGMMVLEMVGXKDFDMGSLETNEMYFPDWFYMYLEPGKISTLHGGITEEEEEIVKKMILVGLWCIQTIPSHRPSMTKVVEMFEGSLQSLRSPPRPTFSSPRRSAQDHSSTVSSLPCVSSQGGGVNTLSADESDL from the exons ATGAACTGCCCAGTTTTTTCGCTATCTCCTTCCCCTTCagtttttgttattgtattgtTGCTCTTCGTTCAGGTTCCTTCATCTGTCAGCAACAGTGCCCTGTTCAATGACTGTAGTAATAAGTTTGTGTGTGGGAATATTTCCGCGGATTTTCCTTTCTGGGGAACTGGCAGACCACCTGCCTGTGGGATTCCTGAATTGGAGCTCAAGTGTGAGACTAATATCGCCAAGATGAATATTAATCAGGTTGCGTATCGTGTTTTGGACATCAATCAGGATGATGGAATTCTCAGGATTGCAAGAGAGGACTTCTTGGTTGGATTGTGTCCGCCTGAATTCGTGAACAGCACCTTCAATCCGAAGGTTTTCGAGTCTGTTGAGGGTTACACAAATCTTACATTTATTTATGGTTGCATGGCTGCTCCTACGCCCATTCTTGTTCCTGGACTATTCACTTGCAAAATAAACGCGGTAAATTATCAAAGTGGTTATATCCAAGCAGGAGCTACTGGTCCTGGCGACTGTTATGGTAGTGTCTTTGTGCCAATTTCCATTACAGATTTGTCACCAGTCGTTATTATGCCAGATTTGGAACAAAGCTTGAAAGAAGGATTTGAGGTAAGATGGAAGGTCGATGGTGAGGCTTGCAGGGAATGCAACAGCTCTTCAGGAGTTTGTGGTATTGACTCTGTCACTAATCAAACAACTTGTTACTGTCTGAATCAATCAAGTGGATCAAGAACATGTGCTCTTCCTGGTTCGACACCAAATGCTGATCCTGCTATTCCAGCTCCAG GATTTTCTTGGAGTCGTAGGCGACTACATATTGCTATAG GCATATCAGCAGCTGTGGCAGCGATGATAACTTTTTCCGTAACTACAATATGTCTCATTAGAAAAAAAGGTTCATTTAGTGCCGTCATAGCAATGATCATCACGCCGAAGAATTCGCAGCATGTTGACAGTGTTGAAACATTTATGATGGACTACCATTCTCTTACTCCAAAGCGTTATTCATATTCAGATATCAAGAAAATGACCAGCTCATTCGCCAATATACTAGGTCAGGGGGGATTTGGTAATGTATACAGAGGAAAGTTACCAGAGGGTCGTCTCGTGGCTGTAAAAGTTCTAAAAGAGTCCAAAGATGATGGAGAAGAGTTCATGAATGAAGTTGCAAGCATCAGTAGAACTTCCCACGTGAATGTAGTTACCCTCTTGGGTTTCTGCTATGAGAGGAATAAAAGAGCTTTGATTTATGAATTCATGCCCAATGGATCTTTAGATAGCTTTATATCTGTTAAAGGATCCCCACATACAAACTGTCGTTtagaatggaaaaaattatatgaaattgcaGTTGGTATTGCTAGAGGATTGGAGTACTTGCATAGAGGTTGTAACACTCGGATTGTGCGTTTTGACATCAAGCCTCACAACATTCTTCTTGATGACGAATTTTGTCCAAAGATCTCAGATTTTGGTCTCGCGAAGCTATGCCAGAGCAAAGTAAGTAAGATTTCGATGATAGGTGCACGAGGGACTGTTGGTTACATAGCACCTGAAGTATTCTGCAGATCTTTTGGAGGAGTAACTTACAAGTCTGGTGTGTATAGCTATGGAATGATGGTTCTTGAAATGGTCG CAAAAGACTTTGATATGGGATCGTTGGAAACCAACGAGATGTATTTCCCGGATTGGTTTTATATGTATCTTGAACCAGGAAAGATTTCAACACTTCATGGAGGTATAacggaagaggaagaagagattGTTAAAAAGATGATCTTAGTGGGTTTGTGGTGCATCCAAACCATTCCATCACATAGACCATCAATGACAAAGGTGGTAGAGATGTTTGAAGGCAGTCTTCAGTCTTTGCGAAGCCCACCGAGACCGACCTTTTCTTCACCTAGAAGGTCCGCTCAAGATCACTCTTCCACTGTATCATCACTGCCTTGCGTGTCGTCCCAGGGGGGTGGGGTAAACACATTGTCTGCAGATGAAAGTGACTTGTAA
- the LOC18099468 gene encoding LEAF RUST 10 DISEASE-RESISTANCE LOCUS RECEPTOR-LIKE PROTEIN KINASE-like 2.4 yields MHPLTTTSSFLLTLFFSLHLTTSLLSNDTSNLSNCNQNFSCGDLTNVTYPFTGGLRPSHCGPPEFGLTCDDESVTILKANSLSYRVTHLDQTSQTLRLSRSDLYDDGKCTRQFTNTTLDDRIFSLGSSHELYLFYGCKKINDSGMGSDPLLKISRFSCENDGVTEEGFFSIVYPNGTEYSFPNTFECQTNIRVPIPETRAQQLLENGSLVGEVLKEGFDVSYGNPYSANCTECYKKHPGGYCGFDTQLGKPICICHDQLCPGSSRSGRRLQIAAGTSAAAAAILTLFVITIYLTRREGSFSAVIAMTFRLKNSQHVGRVETFMMDYHSLTPKRYSYSDIKKMTNSFVNTLGEGGFGNVYRGKLPDDGRLVAVKVLKESKGDGEEFMNEVASISRTSHVNVVTLLGFCYERNKRALIYEFMPNGSLDSFISHKGSPHTNCRLEWKKLYEIAVGIARGLEYLHRGCNTRIVHFDIKPHNILLDEDFCPKISDFGLAKLCQSKVSKISMIGARGTVGYIAPEVFCRSFGGVTYKSDVYSYGMMVLEMVGQSKDFDMGSLETNELYFPDWFYMYLDPGEISIFHGGTTEEEKEIVKKMILVGLWCIQTIPSHRPSMTKVVEMFEGSLQSLQIPPRPSLSSPRRSAQEYHSSTVSSLPCVSSQGGGVKTLFADESDL; encoded by the exons ATGCACCCcctcaccaccacctcctcttTCCTTCTCACCCTCTTTTTCTCCCTCCACTTAACGACATCGCTTCTTTCCAATGACACTAGTAATCTTTCAAACTGCAATCAAAACTTCTCCTGTGGTGACCTCACAAACGTCACCTACCCGTTCACTGGTGGCCTACGTCCATCCCACTGCGGTCCACCGGAGTTCGGCCTCACATGTGACGATGAATCAGTCACCATCCTAAAAGCTAACTCACTGAGTTACCGAGTCACTCATCTTGACCAGACCAGCCAAACCTTAAGACTCTCACGTTCAGACCTCTACGACGACGGAAAATGCACCCGCCAATTCACTAACACCACTCTGGATGACAGAATCTTCAGTCTTGGTTCCAGCCAtgaactttatttgttttatggatgcAAGAAGATTAACGACTCTGGCATGGGATCAGATCCGCTGCTAAAAATCTCTAGGTTCTCTTGTGAAAATGATGGAGTTACAGAAGAAGGGTTTTTCTCGATTGTTTACCCTAACGGTACTGAATATTCTTTTCCGAATACGTTTGAGTGTCAAACTAATATTCGAGTGCCAATTCCTGAGACTCGGGCACAACAGCTTCTTGAGAACGGGTCATTAGTTGGTGAGGTTTTGAAAGAAGGGTTTGATGTCAGTTATGGTAATCCTTACAGTGCTAATTGTACAGAGTGTTACAAGAAGCACCCTGGTGGGTATTGTGGATTTGATACACAGTTGGGTAAACCTATTTGCATTTGTCATGATCAGCTCTGTCCTG GATCTTCTAGGAGTGGTAGGCGACTACAGATTGCTGCag GCACATCAGCAGCTGCGGCAGCGATATTAACTTTATTCGTAATTACAATATATCTCACTAGAAGGGAAGGTTCCTTTAGTGCTGTCATAGCAATGACCTTCAGGCTGAAGAACTCGCAGCATGTTGGCAGGGTTGAAACATTTATGATGGACTACCATTCTCTTACTCCAAAGCGTTATTCGTATTCAGACATCAAGAAAATGACCAACTCATTCGTCAATACACTAGGTGAGGGAGGATTTGGTAATGTATACAGAGGAAAGTTACCAGACGACGGTCGTCTTGTAGCTGTAAAAGTCCTAAAAGAGTCCAAAGGTGATGGAGAAGAGTTCATGAATGAAGTTGCAAGCATCAGTAGAACTTCCCACGTGAATGTAGTTACCCTTTTGGGGTTCTGCTATGAGAGGAATAAAAGAGCTTTGATTTATGAATTCATGCCCAATGGATCTTTAGATAGCTTCATATCTCATAAAGGATCCCCACATACAAACTGTCGTTtagaatggaaaaaattatatgaaattgcaGTTGGTATTGCTAGAGGTCTGGAGTACTTGCATAGAGGGTGTAACACTCGGATTGTGCATTTTGACATAAAGCCTCACAACATTCTTCTTGATGAAGACTTTTGTCCAAAGATCTCAGATTTTGGTCTCGCGAAGCTATGCCAGAGCAAAGTAAGTAAAATTTCGATGATAGGTGCCAGAGGAACTGTTGGTTACATAGCGCCTGAAGTATTCTGCAGATCTTTTGGAGGAGTAACTTACAAGTCTGATGTGTATAGTTATGGGATGATGGTTCTTGAAATGGTCGGACAAAGTAAAGATTTTGATATGGGATCGTTGGAAACCAACGAGTTGTATTTCCCGGATTGGTTTTATATGTATCTTGATCCAGGAGAGATTTCAATATTTCATGGAGGTACAACGGAGGAGGAAAAAGAGATTgttaaaaagatgattttagtGGGTTTGTGGTGCATCCAAACCATTCCATCACATAGACCATCAATGACAAAGGTTGTAGAGATGTTTGAAGGCAGTCTTCAGTCTTTGCAAATTCCACCGAGACCTTCCCTTTCCTCTCCTAGAAGGTCCGCTCAAGAATATCACTCTTCCACTGTATCATCACTGCCTTGCGTGTCGTCCCAGGGGGGTGGGGTAAAGACATTGTTTGCAGATGAAAGTGACTTGTAA